One region of Peribacillus simplex genomic DNA includes:
- the liaF gene encoding cell wall-active antibiotics response protein LiaF yields the protein MLNKMKTDYMGWILLIGVVLLFLEISFTGGGLLFSLAFSIGCIYLGRKFTKRSIGKILFFIGLISLIITVLNMFVFRFFLMAILIYLLLLYYQSKKNPDWVSPILTNDDSDEEKINKEQLLKTDYLFKNKFFGHQQTAEHVYEWNSVNVQGGVGDTVIDLSKTILPKGDAVISIRNIIGNITVLVPYGIEIRVHHSVIAGRARIFENKPESKVFNQIYSYQTEGFNETDHKVHIITSILVGDLEVKRV from the coding sequence ATGTTGAACAAGATGAAGACGGACTATATGGGATGGATACTTCTCATCGGAGTCGTCCTGCTTTTTTTAGAGATTTCATTTACGGGTGGAGGTCTCCTTTTTTCCCTCGCTTTTTCAATAGGATGTATCTATTTAGGCAGGAAATTCACAAAACGGTCAATCGGGAAAATCCTATTTTTTATAGGGCTGATTTCCCTTATCATCACTGTCTTGAATATGTTCGTCTTTAGATTTTTCCTTATGGCGATCCTCATTTATCTTTTGCTTTTATATTATCAGTCCAAAAAGAATCCTGATTGGGTCAGTCCCATTTTAACCAATGATGATTCGGACGAAGAAAAGATCAATAAGGAACAATTGCTGAAAACCGATTACCTTTTTAAAAATAAGTTTTTCGGTCATCAACAAACGGCCGAGCATGTATATGAATGGAATTCCGTGAATGTTCAGGGCGGGGTCGGTGATACGGTTATCGATTTAAGCAAAACGATTTTACCGAAGGGCGATGCTGTCATTTCCATCAGGAATATCATTGGCAATATTACCGTGCTTGTCCCGTATGGCATCGAAATCAGGGTCCATCATTCGGTCATTGCAGGCAGAGCGAGGATCTTTGAAAATAAGCCTGAATCCAAGGTCTTTAATCAGATTTATTCCTACCAAACGGAAGGATTCAATGAAACGGATCACAAGGTTCATATCATCACTTCAATCTTAGTTGGGGATTTAGAGGTGAAGCGGGTATGA
- a CDS encoding helix-turn-helix domain-containing protein, with protein sequence MDASIPFKLGNVLYNLRKRSGITQKVMAEGIITQAQLSNIEKGKVIPLATTLYELSLRLGISIEDILLETYSDRMEYSEEVKSQVRVSIRNREYRQVKRILEAEQYHADFQSPINKQFILWHLGIVAYYCDNDILKSLDFLDRALDLSTHFHILSAQKIEILNSKAIIYNEITEYKKSISSYIDALKQFQQLPKTSTNYRIKVRIHYGLTKSLHKDAQYYESIKICSDAIQILTREESMYLLGEVLYQRAQSFQSLNNMESATKGYEEARNIFLLQQNYEFEKVVLERLHEIKKSL encoded by the coding sequence ATGGATGCAAGCATTCCTTTTAAACTTGGAAATGTACTCTACAATTTAAGAAAAAGATCAGGTATAACACAAAAAGTTATGGCAGAGGGTATCATTACTCAAGCACAACTAAGCAACATAGAGAAGGGGAAGGTCATTCCATTAGCGACTACTTTATATGAACTCTCATTACGTTTAGGCATCAGCATTGAAGATATCCTTTTAGAAACTTATTCAGACCGAATGGAATATAGTGAGGAAGTGAAGTCTCAAGTCAGGGTTTCCATTAGAAATAGAGAGTATCGGCAGGTAAAACGGATTCTCGAAGCAGAACAGTACCATGCAGATTTCCAGTCACCTATCAATAAACAATTCATCCTCTGGCATTTGGGGATAGTAGCCTATTATTGTGATAATGATATATTGAAATCCCTGGATTTTTTAGATCGAGCATTAGACTTATCTACTCATTTTCATATTTTATCTGCTCAAAAAATAGAAATTTTGAATAGCAAAGCCATTATTTATAACGAAATAACTGAATATAAAAAGTCAATTTCCTCTTATATAGATGCCCTTAAGCAATTTCAACAACTTCCAAAAACTTCAACGAATTATAGAATTAAAGTCCGGATTCATTACGGATTGACAAAATCCTTACATAAGGACGCACAATATTATGAATCTATAAAAATTTGCTCTGACGCCATTCAAATTTTAACGCGGGAAGAATCTATGTACCTATTGGGAGAAGTATTATATCAACGTGCCCAATCCTTTCAGTCACTGAACAACATGGAAAGTGCCACAAAAGGGTATGAAGAGGCAAGGAATATATTCTTATTGCAGCAGAATTACGAGTTTGAAAAAGTCGTTCTGGAAAGACTGCATGAGATAAAGAAATCTCTATAA
- a CDS encoding MFS transporter — protein MKLNKDQLLIITISSCVIASVMSTSMLTIAFPNLVDFFDISYSTLQIRNILFFSFFAFLIPLFGKVADVLGARKLLIFGLSLFITSTILSGTTNNWNLFLLYQTLQAIADAMVVPAQVLLIRQSFKDNKLGWAFGWFSGVLATASLIGPAVGGLVIKYYPWQMIFGILIIISCISLILVIMVTPKSKKRITANLHLPLKNSLALLVMVISFQFIFNDDIGVVKRSLSITVTIVSLILFVFYERANQGNTSLLPRKAIKNTIFISSIVRIFVLFMITNVIVLYIPSYMRDIHNIQPDIVGYIIMADSILAVLLSGYAGKLADLKDNRNLLLLSISISIIGMVNLTLTMFNGSLIFFIFAFLLFGLAGVISMPTQNKIAMLSVPEEETGVYMGLFQMVQFGTGAFAAGVFNTFLDYGTDKGDFSQVGFSYVLIICIGLYLVAIGTVVYDKRLLKSNLKLSLKEEV, from the coding sequence ATGAAATTAAATAAGGATCAATTATTGATTATAACCATTTCTTCATGTGTTATAGCTAGTGTGATGTCTACGTCCATGCTGACGATTGCATTCCCTAATCTTGTAGACTTTTTTGATATTTCTTATTCCACACTTCAAATTAGAAATATTCTTTTCTTCTCTTTTTTCGCATTTCTCATTCCGCTTTTTGGTAAAGTGGCCGATGTTTTAGGCGCAAGAAAATTGTTGATATTTGGCCTGTCTCTATTTATCACATCTACCATTCTTAGTGGAACCACAAATAATTGGAATTTGTTTTTGCTGTATCAGACACTTCAGGCAATTGCAGATGCAATGGTAGTACCTGCCCAGGTATTATTGATCAGGCAAAGTTTTAAGGATAATAAATTAGGCTGGGCTTTTGGATGGTTTTCCGGAGTTTTAGCGACCGCCTCACTTATTGGACCAGCTGTTGGTGGTTTGGTAATAAAATATTACCCTTGGCAAATGATATTTGGAATATTGATTATCATAAGCTGCATATCCTTAATTCTTGTAATAATGGTAACTCCCAAATCAAAAAAAAGAATCACGGCAAACCTTCATTTACCTTTAAAAAACAGTTTGGCTTTACTAGTTATGGTAATCAGTTTTCAATTTATATTCAACGATGATATTGGTGTAGTGAAACGGTCGCTTTCTATTACTGTTACAATAGTGAGTTTAATTTTATTTGTATTTTATGAACGGGCAAACCAAGGAAACACTTCTTTACTTCCAAGAAAGGCAATAAAAAACACCATTTTTATCTCTTCAATTGTGAGAATATTCGTTCTATTTATGATCACAAATGTAATAGTGCTTTACATTCCAAGTTACATGCGGGATATACACAATATTCAACCAGATATTGTTGGCTATATCATTATGGCAGATTCGATATTGGCAGTTTTATTATCTGGGTATGCTGGTAAACTTGCAGATTTAAAAGACAATAGAAACCTTTTACTTTTATCTATTTCGATTTCCATAATTGGAATGGTAAATCTTACATTGACAATGTTTAATGGCAGCTTAATTTTCTTTATATTTGCTTTTCTCCTTTTTGGATTGGCCGGTGTCATTTCCATGCCCACACAAAATAAAATTGCTATGTTGTCCGTTCCCGAGGAAGAAACAGGGGTTTATATGGGGTTATTCCAGATGGTACAGTTTGGAACCGGAGCTTTCGCTGCGGGGGTATTCAACACTTTTCTGGACTATGGGACTGACAAAGGTGACTTTTCCCAGGTTGGATTTTCATACGTGTTGATCATTTGTATAGGGTTATATTTGGTGGCTATAGGAACAGTCGTTTATGATAAAAGGCTTCTAAAAAGCAATTTAAAATTGTCTTTGAAAGAAGAAGTCTAA
- the kynU gene encoding kynureninase, translated as MNSKYTLDYAKQMDEKDSLKGFREEFYLKPNSIYMDGNSLGLLSKRAERTLLESLEDWKEHGIDGWTQGNHPWFFMAEELGAKIAQLVGASPEEVIVTGSTTVNLHQLVATFYKPEGKRTKILADELTFPTDIYALQSQLRTHGYNPETDLIRVKSRDGRFLEEDDIIEAMTDDIALIILPTVLYRSGQILDMKRLTDEAHKRGIVIGFDGCHSIGAIPHSFSEWDVDFAYWCNYKHLNGGPGGVGGLYVNRKHFGTMPGLAGWFGSKKEKQFDMEHTLTPAESAGAYQIGTPHVLSCAPLIGSLEMFIEAGIENIREKSLKINQYLIDLIEHELEDMGFFIGTPREDIRRGGHVSLEHKEAARICKALKENGVIPDFRAPNIIRLAPVALYTSYAEVWEVVQILKKIMSEKQYEKFKNEREVVA; from the coding sequence ATGAATTCAAAATACACGTTGGATTACGCAAAACAAATGGATGAGAAAGATTCCCTTAAAGGTTTTCGAGAAGAATTTTATTTAAAGCCGAATTCCATCTATATGGATGGCAACTCATTGGGGCTTCTTTCTAAAAGAGCTGAACGCACTCTTTTGGAATCTTTGGAAGATTGGAAGGAACATGGGATTGATGGATGGACACAAGGGAATCACCCCTGGTTTTTCATGGCAGAGGAATTGGGCGCCAAGATTGCCCAATTAGTGGGAGCTTCTCCTGAGGAAGTTATTGTAACCGGATCCACAACTGTTAACCTGCATCAACTTGTAGCTACTTTTTATAAGCCGGAAGGGAAACGCACAAAAATTTTAGCGGATGAACTAACCTTTCCGACTGATATTTATGCTCTTCAAAGTCAGCTGCGTACACATGGATACAATCCGGAAACCGATCTCATCCGCGTGAAAAGCCGCGATGGAAGATTCCTTGAAGAGGATGACATTATCGAAGCAATGACCGATGACATTGCTTTGATCATCTTGCCAACGGTCCTGTATCGAAGCGGTCAAATATTGGATATGAAACGATTAACTGATGAAGCTCATAAAAGAGGAATAGTAATCGGATTTGACGGCTGTCATTCCATCGGTGCCATCCCGCATTCATTCAGCGAATGGGATGTGGACTTTGCGTATTGGTGCAATTATAAACATTTAAATGGCGGTCCTGGCGGTGTTGGCGGCCTATATGTAAATCGAAAACATTTTGGAACGATGCCTGGATTGGCTGGATGGTTCGGGTCCAAAAAAGAAAAACAATTCGATATGGAACATACATTAACACCAGCTGAATCAGCAGGCGCGTATCAAATTGGAACGCCACATGTATTAAGTTGTGCACCATTGATTGGGTCTTTAGAAATGTTTATCGAAGCTGGCATTGAGAATATCCGGGAAAAATCCCTTAAAATTAATCAATATTTAATAGACTTAATTGAACACGAGCTGGAAGACATGGGATTTTTCATTGGAACCCCTAGAGAGGACATACGCCGCGGGGGTCATGTAAGCCTTGAGCATAAAGAAGCTGCACGGATTTGTAAGGCATTGAAAGAAAACGGTGTCATTCCGGATTTCCGAGCACCAAACATCATTCGTCTTGCACCAGTTGCATTATATACTTCCTACGCAGAAGTTTGGGAAGTGGTACAAATACTCAAGAAAATCATGTCGGAAAAACAATATGAAAAATTCAAGAATGAACGAGAAGTGGTTGCATAA
- a CDS encoding PspA/IM30 family protein has protein sequence MGNLFSRMKQTISADFHDLLDKKEQKNPIGMLNQYLRQCEQETEKVGKLLERQYLLKEEFTRECNQAQNLAEKRKHQAEIAKQSGETDLMEFAFKESLHYEDRALSLKEAHKSAEVQLAELERKYEEMKHKLKDMHLKRMELMGRENIARANSRINRVLDGGISDAKPVAMFEEMEHYIDRIEHQVHTDYNRHTIDARIVQLEKELEQKEA, from the coding sequence ATGGGTAATTTATTTTCAAGAATGAAACAAACGATTTCAGCGGATTTTCACGACTTGTTGGATAAAAAGGAGCAAAAGAATCCAATTGGAATGTTGAATCAATATTTACGTCAATGCGAGCAGGAGACAGAAAAGGTCGGTAAGCTGCTTGAACGTCAATATCTTTTGAAAGAAGAGTTTACGCGTGAATGTAATCAAGCGCAAAATCTGGCTGAAAAACGTAAGCATCAGGCTGAAATTGCTAAGCAGTCAGGAGAAACCGATTTAATGGAATTTGCTTTCAAGGAAAGCCTGCACTATGAAGACCGTGCGCTAAGTTTGAAGGAGGCGCATAAAAGTGCAGAAGTTCAGTTGGCTGAACTGGAGCGGAAGTATGAAGAAATGAAGCATAAGCTCAAGGATATGCATCTAAAGCGGATGGAACTGATGGGCAGGGAGAATATTGCCCGGGCAAACAGCCGGATCAATCGGGTTTTAGACGGAGGCATTTCCGACGCCAAACCGGTAGCGATGTTTGAAGAAATGGAGCATTATATCGATCGCATTGAGCATCAAGTCCATACAGATTATAATCGGCACACAATCGATGCCAGGATTGTCCAGCTTGAAAAGGAACTGGAACAGAAAGAAGCGTAA
- a CDS encoding MFS transporter, whose protein sequence is MKALRLLKSFNFLYFGLLAIFIPFLPVYLADQGLRPAQIGFIIGTGGFVTLITQPLWGMISDKTRTIRKVLLLLIFFSSVIGYFLYDSSSYLQLILFAMLLYFFLMPIDPLTESLNFTIAEKSGISYGSIRTYGALGYAVISLITGYVMSYFGANSLAFLFAGIGLISFIVSWMMPDAPVSGKPVTLSSLKHFFSNKETLLFLLLVFICAVPARMNDTFLGVYIRELGGSAKLVGLTWFLAAGSEIVVFALSFWWLRKGKEIIIISFAAAFFFIRYFVSAWITDPHLLAYLQVMQLLTFPIFYSAAIQYLYRIVPVEWRATGQTVLALLFFGVSGIIASYIGGAIYGAFGGKSLYLFISSISFIGMVFAFVLYRIYGKRLDTAEEAV, encoded by the coding sequence ATGAAAGCATTACGATTATTAAAAAGTTTTAACTTTTTATATTTTGGACTGCTTGCCATTTTCATTCCGTTTCTCCCAGTCTACCTGGCTGATCAAGGTTTGCGTCCAGCCCAAATCGGATTCATCATCGGTACAGGAGGTTTTGTCACCCTCATCACCCAGCCCTTATGGGGAATGATCAGCGACAAAACGAGGACGATACGAAAAGTCCTGTTGTTACTCATCTTTTTCTCGAGCGTAATCGGTTACTTTCTCTATGACTCAAGCAGCTATCTTCAGCTTATCCTGTTTGCCATGCTCCTATATTTCTTTTTGATGCCGATCGATCCCCTGACGGAAAGCCTCAACTTCACGATTGCAGAGAAATCTGGGATCAGTTACGGTTCCATCCGGACATATGGTGCATTGGGCTATGCGGTCATATCGCTGATCACAGGCTACGTTATGTCCTATTTCGGAGCAAACAGCCTGGCTTTCCTTTTTGCCGGCATAGGTTTGATCAGTTTCATCGTCAGCTGGATGATGCCTGATGCACCCGTTTCGGGGAAACCTGTCACCTTAAGCAGCCTTAAGCATTTTTTCAGCAATAAAGAGACGCTTCTCTTCCTGTTATTGGTCTTTATCTGTGCTGTTCCAGCAAGGATGAACGATACTTTCCTCGGGGTGTACATCAGGGAACTTGGAGGGAGTGCCAAGCTTGTAGGCTTGACCTGGTTCTTAGCGGCAGGAAGTGAAATCGTCGTATTCGCCCTAAGCTTCTGGTGGCTGCGCAAAGGTAAAGAAATCATCATCATTTCGTTTGCAGCAGCGTTTTTCTTTATCCGTTATTTCGTCTCTGCGTGGATAACCGATCCACATCTATTAGCTTATTTGCAAGTCATGCAGCTATTGACTTTCCCGATCTTCTACTCGGCTGCCATCCAATATCTTTATCGGATCGTTCCCGTGGAGTGGCGTGCCACAGGCCAGACCGTACTGGCTCTGTTATTCTTCGGGGTTTCGGGAATCATTGCTTCTTATATAGGCGGAGCCATATATGGGGCTTTTGGGGGCAAGTCCCTTTACCTGTTCATCTCCTCCATCTCCTTTATAGGAATGGTATTTGCCTTCGTTCTTTATCGGATATATGGCAAGAGGCTCGATACTGCAGAGGAAGCTGTATAA
- a CDS encoding B12-binding domain-containing radical SAM protein: MKNSDAMIVFPPLTEARLFPYLSLPMITSFLRSKGMSVSQIDLNIELCHTLFSENCLNEYVSINENGSKDLKWVYKVEMAKYLLKEQKQLYNNVFIEKRSSDSLKYDVRLVRQGIELLLVNSFLKLEITSLEEILESVRDFSWKKSDIATKTLYENIKEKILNDKPKIFALSIAYYSQILPSLLICKWIRELSPNTHIILGGQQIMIRQSSFLSLNGLNQFVDSLGISAGEETLFMLNRYLKNDCQIVEVPDIVWLNENNVENVPSKSAYRITDALPPDFSDLPYKNYLDEEVHMSLITCVGCYWGRCTFCSYGNRSRKEKSYQQKTARQVANECEDIINNYGVNRINFIDENTNLRLVVNAVKILKSRGYEIKFSTRNRLEDVLLDAGFCFELSNLGCILMSVGYETNSQRILDSLDKGVQSSNYQQIIDNLHKANITLRMSIIGGLPGETEDEIECSEEFLLKNQDKIGIDVMQMLVLEPGTYIYEDTNNPDIHIQSSKNLRGNKLLNYGMGRMGATFQYSDGITFEEKLNRFLQLHKNINPQKNDELPPDKYKKEGQDITSNTLLINPWTKIIKLDKTYIMDFVWQRIFLVPESLEVFGNSLIMSKADDKKYLEYFVEKGVITLN, from the coding sequence ATGAAAAATTCAGATGCCATGATAGTTTTTCCTCCTCTAACCGAAGCTAGGCTCTTTCCGTATTTAAGTTTACCCATGATTACTAGTTTTTTGAGAAGTAAAGGAATGAGTGTAAGTCAAATTGATTTAAATATTGAATTATGCCATACCCTCTTTAGTGAAAATTGTTTAAATGAATATGTGAGCATCAATGAAAATGGAAGTAAAGACTTAAAATGGGTATATAAAGTCGAAATGGCTAAATACTTATTAAAAGAACAAAAGCAACTTTACAATAATGTATTCATTGAGAAAAGATCTTCTGATTCATTGAAGTATGACGTTCGGTTGGTGAGACAAGGCATAGAGTTACTGCTAGTCAATTCGTTTTTAAAACTGGAAATTACCTCATTGGAAGAAATTCTTGAATCGGTAAGGGATTTTAGTTGGAAAAAAAGTGATATAGCAACAAAGACCTTATACGAAAATATCAAAGAAAAAATTCTAAACGATAAACCAAAAATCTTCGCGCTTTCTATTGCTTACTATAGCCAAATATTACCTTCCCTTTTAATATGCAAGTGGATTAGAGAACTTTCCCCCAATACCCACATTATTTTGGGCGGGCAACAAATCATGATTCGTCAATCATCTTTCTTAAGCCTAAATGGATTGAATCAATTTGTGGATTCATTAGGAATTTCAGCTGGCGAAGAAACATTATTCATGTTAAACAGGTATTTGAAAAACGATTGCCAAATCGTGGAGGTGCCGGATATTGTTTGGCTTAATGAAAATAATGTTGAAAATGTCCCTTCCAAGTCTGCATATAGGATCACCGATGCCTTACCACCTGATTTTTCTGATTTACCGTACAAAAACTATCTAGATGAAGAAGTGCATATGTCTTTGATTACATGTGTGGGGTGTTACTGGGGACGATGCACTTTTTGTTCATATGGTAATAGATCAAGAAAAGAAAAAAGTTATCAGCAGAAAACGGCAAGGCAGGTAGCAAACGAGTGCGAGGATATCATTAACAATTATGGGGTTAATAGAATTAATTTCATAGATGAGAATACTAATTTGCGGCTTGTCGTCAATGCAGTCAAAATACTTAAATCAAGAGGTTATGAAATTAAATTCAGTACACGAAACCGTCTTGAGGATGTGTTGTTAGACGCTGGTTTTTGTTTTGAACTAAGTAATTTAGGTTGCATTTTAATGTCTGTTGGCTATGAAACTAACTCTCAAAGGATTTTAGACTCCTTGGATAAAGGAGTGCAATCTAGTAATTATCAGCAGATAATAGATAATTTACATAAAGCTAACATTACGCTGCGGATGTCTATAATTGGTGGTTTACCTGGTGAAACCGAGGATGAAATTGAATGTTCTGAGGAATTTTTACTTAAAAATCAAGATAAAATTGGCATCGACGTCATGCAAATGCTCGTTTTGGAACCCGGCACTTATATTTATGAAGATACAAATAATCCTGATATCCATATTCAATCAAGCAAGAATCTAAGAGGAAACAAATTACTCAATTATGGGATGGGTAGAATGGGCGCTACATTTCAATACTCTGACGGAATAACATTTGAAGAAAAGCTGAATAGATTCCTGCAGCTGCATAAAAATATCAACCCCCAAAAGAATGATGAGCTGCCTCCTGATAAATACAAAAAGGAAGGACAGGATATCACTTCAAATACCTTATTGATAAACCCTTGGACTAAAATCATTAAGTTAGATAAAACGTATATCATGGATTTTGTCTGGCAAAGAATCTTCTTGGTCCCAGAATCCTTAGAAGTATTCGGAAACTCATTAATAATGAGCAAGGCAGACGATAAAAAGTACCTAGAGTATTTTGTCGAAAAAGGTGTGATTACCCTTAACTAA
- a CDS encoding response regulator transcription factor, translating into MIKVLFVDDHEMVRIGVSAYLSAQPDIEVIGEADNGLKAVELAMELRPDIILMDLVMPEMDGIEATKRIIEGWPEAKIIIVTSFLDDEKVYPALEAGATSYMLKTSKASEIARAVRSTFQGQSVLEPEVTGKMMEKLRRPKITQLHDQLTNREMEILLLMTQGKTNQEIADELYIALKTAKVHVSNILSKLAVQDRTQAVIYAFKHSLVQEEE; encoded by the coding sequence ATGATTAAAGTATTATTTGTCGATGACCATGAAATGGTAAGGATAGGGGTATCGGCTTATTTATCCGCACAGCCGGATATCGAAGTGATCGGGGAAGCGGACAACGGCTTGAAAGCAGTCGAACTGGCAATGGAATTGCGCCCGGATATCATTTTGATGGATTTGGTCATGCCGGAAATGGACGGCATAGAAGCGACGAAACGAATTATTGAGGGTTGGCCAGAAGCAAAGATCATCATTGTGACAAGTTTTCTTGATGATGAAAAAGTGTACCCGGCATTGGAAGCCGGAGCGACGAGCTATATGTTAAAAACATCAAAGGCCAGCGAGATTGCCAGAGCCGTCCGTTCAACGTTCCAAGGGCAAAGCGTACTTGAACCTGAAGTGACGGGGAAAATGATGGAAAAGCTACGTCGCCCAAAGATTACCCAGCTTCATGATCAATTGACAAACCGTGAAATGGAAATTTTGCTGCTGATGACACAAGGGAAAACGAATCAGGAAATTGCCGATGAACTATACATAGCCCTAAAAACAGCCAAAGTGCATGTCAGCAATATATTAAGCAAGCTTGCCGTGCAGGACCGCACGCAAGCAGTGATTTACGCATTTAAGCATTCGCTCGTTCAAGAAGAAGAGTAA
- a CDS encoding sensor histidine kinase, which produces MSIMTRQILTALGVSFVLSLALPAAVFFIFPLSDWSVLWEKVVMGLPFVIFLPSLVITVGLFYGVVSGLFWKRQLERVDEGLYLLEQGRLPSQQEAYPVQEMAKMVERMQLIHKQINEQTKLSQKMANEKAIDQEKQIQEIVSQERNRLARELHDSVSQQLFAASMFMSAITESQSDMEKTEMKQFKIVEEMIHQSQLEMRALLLHLRPVALKGKSLQAGMKELLEELAQKVTMDINWKMETVTLDKGIEDHLFRILQESISNTLRHAKANSLEVLLIVRDGLIILRITDDGIGFNVEESKTGSYGLQNMHERAVELGGTMQLVSVPNKGTKLEVKIPLLNAGGDHDD; this is translated from the coding sequence ATGAGCATAATGACACGGCAGATATTGACTGCCCTTGGTGTTTCTTTCGTACTTTCTCTTGCTTTGCCGGCGGCTGTTTTCTTTATCTTTCCTTTATCCGACTGGAGCGTATTGTGGGAGAAAGTGGTCATGGGGTTACCTTTCGTCATATTCCTGCCAAGTCTGGTCATTACGGTAGGGCTTTTCTATGGTGTCGTTTCGGGGTTGTTTTGGAAGAGGCAGCTGGAAAGGGTGGATGAAGGTCTATATTTACTTGAACAGGGGCGCTTACCTTCGCAACAGGAGGCGTATCCGGTCCAAGAGATGGCTAAAATGGTGGAACGGATGCAACTGATTCATAAGCAAATCAATGAGCAGACCAAATTATCACAAAAAATGGCGAATGAAAAGGCCATTGATCAGGAGAAACAGATCCAGGAAATCGTTTCCCAGGAACGAAACCGTTTGGCGCGGGAACTGCATGATTCGGTAAGCCAGCAATTGTTTGCCGCTTCGATGTTCATGTCGGCCATTACCGAGTCACAATCAGATATGGAAAAAACGGAAATGAAACAATTCAAGATAGTGGAAGAGATGATCCATCAATCCCAGCTTGAGATGAGGGCTTTATTACTTCACTTGAGACCCGTTGCATTAAAGGGAAAATCTTTACAGGCGGGGATGAAGGAGCTCCTGGAGGAATTGGCCCAAAAAGTGACGATGGACATAAATTGGAAGATGGAAACTGTCACTCTGGATAAGGGGATTGAAGACCATCTGTTTAGGATTTTACAAGAATCGATTTCCAATACACTAAGACATGCAAAAGCGAATTCGCTTGAAGTGCTATTGATCGTTCGTGACGGGCTGATCATTTTACGGATAACGGATGATGGCATCGGTTTTAACGTCGAGGAGTCGAAAACGGGATCATATGGTCTGCAGAACATGCATGAACGGGCTGTGGAATTAGGCGGAACGATGCAACTTGTAAGCGTTCCGAATAAAGGGACGAAACTTGAAGTGAAAATCCCATTATTAAATGCTGGAGGTGATCATGATGATTAA
- a CDS encoding TetR/AcrR family transcriptional regulator, whose amino-acid sequence MDNGNVGDKRHLRSIMTRQKLLEAAKEVFLQEGFQAAVISQMIKKANVGYGTAYVHFKGKEDLLIVLMENVMEQFYEIAETSFFPKSKDEAKHIINKQANAFLKMAEAERNMMQVFEQAIGISTVISNKWKAIRMKFIQRISKDVAYAQQNGLARAELNHELVARGWFFTNEMYLWEIVRNEHQSSVDEIAQTITSVYVEGLYL is encoded by the coding sequence ATGGATAATGGTAATGTAGGGGATAAACGACATTTGCGCTCAATCATGACACGTCAAAAGTTATTAGAAGCGGCAAAGGAGGTATTTCTTCAAGAAGGTTTTCAAGCTGCAGTTATTTCCCAAATGATCAAAAAGGCAAACGTGGGGTACGGAACTGCCTATGTTCATTTTAAAGGGAAAGAGGATCTTTTAATTGTATTAATGGAGAATGTCATGGAGCAATTTTATGAAATTGCGGAGACCTCTTTCTTTCCTAAATCGAAGGACGAAGCAAAACATATCATAAATAAACAAGCTAATGCTTTTTTGAAAATGGCAGAGGCTGAACGCAATATGATGCAAGTTTTCGAACAGGCCATTGGGATTTCAACTGTCATCTCAAATAAATGGAAGGCGATCCGCATGAAGTTCATTCAGCGAATTTCAAAGGACGTCGCATATGCACAGCAAAATGGGCTGGCAAGGGCTGAACTAAACCATGAGCTTGTAGCAAGAGGATGGTTTTTCACAAATGAAATGTATCTTTGGGAAATTGTCCGAAACGAACATCAAAGTTCTGTCGACGAGATTGCTCAAACCATCACGTCAGTTTACGTCGAAGGTTTGTATTTGTAA